Within Vicia villosa cultivar HV-30 ecotype Madison, WI linkage group LG1, Vvil1.0, whole genome shotgun sequence, the genomic segment TCGCTCGGCGCGGTTTCTCCGTCTCAACCTCTTATGAAGAAATGAGCCGCGTTCGAGCCAGGTCAGGCACCAGCATGCGGAAGTCTCTCCGATGGTTTGACCTAGTCGGTTTCGGTATCGGCGGAATGGTCGGCGCCGGAGTGTTCGTCACCACCGGTAACGCTACGCATAATTTCGCAGGTCCCGCTGTTGTCCTATCTTTCGCCATTGCCGGTTTCTGCGCTCTTTTATCCGCCTTTTGTTACACTGAGTTCGCCGTTGATATGCCGGTCGCCGGTGGTGCTTTTAGCTACCTCCGCGTCACATTCGGTAACTTGGACTTTCTTGACTTCCTTTTCACTTCACGTCTTTATCGTCATTGATTTCAGCAAATTTTCATTACTCACGTTACGTCATTTTCAATTTTACAGGTGAATTTGCCGCGTTTTTAACCGGAGCGAATCTCGTTATGGACTACGTTATGTCCAATGCCGCCGTCGCTCGAGGCTTCACGGCGTACGTCGGCACCACAATCGGTATCTCCTCCGCTAAATGGAGGATCGTTATTCCTTCTTTTCCGAAAGGTTTCAACGAAATAGATATGGTTGCTGTTGCGGTTGTTTTACTCATCACAATCGTTATCTGTTACAGGTTCATGATCATTGATCCATAATTCATAATCAATTCATTAATTAAGCTTAATTTCTCTTTAATTACtaacgttttttttttcttcttctgtcAATTTTTCAGTACGAGGGAGAGCTCAGTGGTGAATATGATATTGACAGCTTTGCACATATTGTTCATAGCATTTGTGATAGTGATAGGTTTTTGGAAAGGGAGTTGGAAGAATTTTACACAACCGGCTAATCCGGAGAATCCTTCTGGTTTTTTTCCCCACGGTGCCGCCGGTGTGTTTAACGGCGCGGCAGCGGTTTATTTAAGCTACATTGGTTATGATGCGGTTTCAACAATGGCAGAAGAGGTTAAAGAGCCTGTGAAAGATATTCCAATAGGTGTTTCTGGATCTGTGATTATCGTGACGGTTCTTTATTGTCTTATGGCAGCTTCTATGTGCATGCTTCTTCCTTACGATATGGTAAATTGAAAATTTGTCTTGTTCTCAATTATATAGTCTATGTATCATCAACACCTCTGATCGTAATCAAATGGTGTTAGTGTCATGTATTTGTGCGCATATGTATCTGGCATATACATAACACTAACACacgtaattatatttattattaaaattataattgatGTCGATGGATCAATAGTGCCGTGTCTAGTATCTGTGTCTAAGTAGTTTCCAATACGAGGTGATATTGATTTTGATCATGTGTGTAGATTGATCCTGAGGCACCATTTTCAGCTGCTTTTAAATCAGACGGTTGGGGATGGGTGTCAAGAGTGATAGGAGTGGGGGCCAGTTTTGGAATATTAACATCATTGATAGTGGCAATGTTGGGTCAGGCTCGTTATATGTGTGTAATTGGACGTTCTAATGTGGTCCCTGCTTGGTTTGCCAAGGTCCACCCAAAAACATCTACTCCTGTCAACGCCTCTGCTTTTCTTGGTATGTTCCAATGTGCTTTATTTCTCTTGTTATCTATGATAATAGTGATTGATATCAATTCATTGTATAGGCTTTTTCATTTGGTTGTTGTGTTTTTAGTTTCTTGGTAACTTGTGTGGATTGTGTGAAATAATGCTGTGGGGATATCATTAGTGTTTTCTGAATGGTTTTTCACcttccttccgaaaggaatgggaCCCACTTCAACAATATAGCTCTGGCTGAGATTTTTTCAGGGGATTTGTGTGGCTTTTCTGTTGGATTGTGATAAGATTTTATGTTTCCTCATTAATGTGTCTTAATTGGCGCACATGAATCACATTGAATGTCATTTTGTATTGACGGTGAGGTTGAGAGAATCACAATGACCTGTATCATGTAGTAAAATTGTTTGACTGAATCATGAATTACATTGAGTGTCATTTTGTATTGACGGTGAGGTTGACAAAATCACGATAACCTATCTAAGGTCGTAAAATTGACATAATCATGATGACCCTGTGAAATTGTCCGAATTGCTGTGAATTATTAATATGTTGTGTACACACCAAATGTGGTGTCTCTTTTTGATAGAAATTTAGTAAAGATTAATTCCTTTCTTTAGACTTAACTATAGTTAGTAGATTGGGGCTTTAACATTTATCAATAAAAGGTGGCTAAAAGAGAATTGCTTTTAAGAGTCAAATAAGCTACTTTTCACATGGATAATTGTGAAAAACTGTAGTTGCCATAGTATAGAATTACTTTTATTGGAAGTGAAACTGGGTAACGCACTTCAAAACAGTGGTCAAGTAGAAAACGTTATCATTTCATATAGTGTCACATGTTTTCTAGTGTGTTTTCCTATTTCTTGTAGTAGTATTATAATATGGTACAGAACCCCCTCCACCTCGGTACAAAAACAACTGTGTTAAGCATGTTGCTGTGAATCATTCACTGATTGTGACACTTTCTTTTTTATCTCATTAGGAGAATAATAATAAACCATTTGAGGTGGAAGATAAAGATATTGGTGctagtttttaattttaaattgattCTATACCTTCACTTGATTTATTCCTCTTGATTAGAATCATTGACGAATGATTTTGACCTGACCTTACCTCTTTGATGTACTAGCTACTTAAAGTTACCCTCAATCATGGACTTGAATTTCAATGATTTTATGCTATGTTATGCATTTTGAGTTTTGACTTTTCACATTCTACTGTTATGAGTGGTTGCATTATTGTGCTTTTTTATGATGGTAACATTTTTCTCATATCATTTCAGGGATATTCACTGCAGCAATTGCACTTTTCACTGATCTGGATGTGCTTCTCAACCTTGTATCAATTGGAACACTCTTTGTTTTCTACATGGTTGCAAATGCTGTTGTTTACCGACGCTACGTGGCTGCAGGGACAACGAATCCATGGCCGACCGTGTCGTTTCTCGTATCTTTTTCCTTCACTTCCATTGTGTTTACTCTTATATGGAAAATTGTACCAACAGGAGTAGCAAAAGCCGGGATGTTAGTTGCTTGTGGTGTGTTTGCTATAGCAATATTACAGTTTTTCCATTTCACAGTTCCTCAAGCTCGAAAGCCGGAGTTTTGGGGTGTACCTCTAATGCCATGGATACCAGCTATGTcaatatttttgaatttgtttttacTTGGATCACTTGATGGAAAATCGTATATTCGATTCGGAGTGTTTTCGGCTGTTACAGTGCTATTCTATGTCTTATACAGTGTTCATGCTAGCTTTGATGCTGAAGGAGATGGTTCTCTTGATCAAAAGAGTGGTGAAATCCATGTGGAATCAAAAGAAAATGTGGACCAAAGTTTCAAAGTGTAGTTGAAtagaattatatataatttaataataattattaattattattatatgtttatGAATTTTAATTCAAATTGACTTGAACCTTTTTGGGTGGTTAATCTTCACTAGGAACAAGTGGGAGGAAGAATTATGTGACATGAATATTAAATTGATTAGAATATTAGCATAGGCTGCAAAGTTTATAGAAGTGGCGAATTGTATAGTTAAAAGGCAGCTTAGGTGATAATCTCTTTTGTAAATTCTTTGGTTTATGTCATCATTCCAAAGAAAAGAAATCTTTGCATATCTTATGAACACTCTGACTGAGATATTAGAATCTTTATAACAGcttaatttataaaagaaaatgaaaatgagaATAGAATATCTCCTATACACAAGTCTCTATTTATCCACGATTAAATCGtggcaaaaaaaaattaaaatatgatatAGTAGTCTATCTTGCACGCTCTTAAAACTGTTATTTTATTACTATAATAAAATCACAATGCGGCCAGGTTAACTTTGATGGATTTTTTTAAGTGTATCTTGGTTCCACTTTTGAAAAAGTCAAAAGTAATTTTAGAGATTTAGAttgattttaacatatttaatttttcttaagaaaatttgattttacCTTCTTCAAAATTGCTCTACTTCACATTATAACTTCTAAATGCTAGTTTAAAAGAACAAATGGATTGTGCAATCTATTTGCTCAAAAACAACATTGTGCCACATTGAATGCAAGTTGTCACATAGATTTCTATGGATCTTCTTCACCATGATTAAAGATGTAAATGTTATCTTAATAATCCTAATAGTGGAGAAAAGATTTGTGCCAGATGAACACAAATTGTGATGCTAGATTATGTAATCCTCATTAACATGATTAAGGGTCTAAATGGTATCATATCATTATAATCTCAATAATTGCATTTGGAATTTACATAAAGGACCATTATGCTAGGGTCATGTGGTctattttaagttataaaaaaattcaattaatatAACACAAAGTGGACTTGATGTCATTCTTAAAGAAGAAATATATTTAAAGGGATATACTACTATTTAACAATTGATGTATATTCATTCCTCATTAGCAACCTACATTgtgaaaattgaaattaaaagaaGAAATTTTGATAAACATGAATAATGTTTATGACATATTGTGTAGTCACATCTTGTATGTAATGGCAGGCATTCATAAATTATTAGTTATATTAATTATGATTTGTCATATTTTCTTTGATAATTTGAGGATTaacacaaaaagaaagaaaatcccACTAAAATATTTTCATAACTTTTTCTTGTGaaaactttattattttaaataaaatagaagcaTTTGACATAATAATAGATTAAAGGCAAAAAATGGGAACTTTCTCCATCACTAATGAGATGTGACTCCTTCCATTAGTGTCAAGATTTTTCAATTATATCGATTTGTGCTGTAAACCAGAATCTTGAGAACGAACAGAAAGGAAGTTGAATGAAAATTGCATACATATCATTAACATGATTAGCTATTGGCACTGATTTTTCATTCACCAAATGATCCACTAATCTTTCTGTCCAGTTATTTTACCTAGCATTAAATAAATTGTTAAATATGAATCTATCATCACAAAGGTGAATGATTCTTTCCAATTCAGGATTGGTCAACTTAAATATTGTGTTTACTATTATTGACTTAACGACTAATACATATTTAAATAATTGCTGGAAGAAAATGATGATAATCCGAAATAAATTTTGTAAAATTGTGTTAGACTAAAATGTTATCGGAATATATCTAAGAGTATTTGGATGAGATAAAATTATCTCTTTTAACTTAATCAGAAGTCTTCGGTTTGAATTCAAATATAGACAATCTGCCGGGTTAAACTCCCTTAAAAGAGATCTTTGTCACCCATTATAATTCTCTCCGGTTCAAAAAATTAGTCTATACAATTATACGGAAGAATATTGTTTCGTTAAGTCAACTCAATTAGTATTCTCGTAAGAACATCAAGTTGCACGTAATTTCTAAGAGAATCTACCTAAAATTTGTTATTATACGAAATTTCTAAGAGTAAAAAAATGCTAATAAAGgattattaaaatgaaaaaataaaagtgtAAATATAACATAAAATCTACAAAATCATGAGCACAAGAGAACCACACCTTATTTAAGTACTAGTTGGTAAGTTGTATGATAGTGTTGTCTAACAAACAAAGTAGGTATAAGGACAAAATAACATGGGCCAATATGTTGGTATCATGTTTTTCTTTTGTATACTAATTGAGAACTCTCTTTGTCTCCTGCACCATTTGTTTTGTCCCTTccattttgttctttttttttttttttatcctaATTTTACTTTTTCATCTTTCCATGGCCCCATCTTTGGCCGGTGGCATCTTTTATTTTTGAAGCCGCATTCATGTCTGCTATTCCATCACACTGTTACTCCAACCATCAAAAGGAACACATAGGGATAATTCCAAGTTAGGATCATATAATTTAATGGGACTAAACTGTTGCTTGTGGAGTAATCCACATCAATTTTCCATTCATGTTGTGAACTATTGGAAGAGATCAAGagactttttcttcttgatttgaGAACTATTAGTGTTGGGTTTGTGAGGATATAAAGACTATCATCTTTGTTTCTttgttcctttttctttttcaattgatATGTCAACACTTTTCATTAATCAAAAGTTGtaattttaaagtttaaataTCACTATTTAGCTCTTTATTAGTTTTACTTCAAATTGAGTAAAATGTAATATATGTTAACATTATTCATATAAAATAGAATTTAAcaataaattcaaattaaaaaattaatggtAAAAGAACAACGTTgaaattatttttcaatttataactaaagagaaaaaaatattgtttttatttaagtacatttaaatttaaatatgttaaaatcaattttatacgTTGCTCTGAACCGGCAAAACAAAACTCAAATGACCAAGTTCAATCTATCTCAATCCTATTGTACTCGGTCTAAAGTATAAAAAACCGTTCATATGTGAAGAGTGAAATTTTGGCACACAGATATTAGATGTCGAACCAAATGTTACGACACTAAACAAGCcagaaagaaaatttctttataataGTATTATTTTGAAACCCTAAACAACACTTGTTTACAAGTTTCTCACCAAATCACTACTAATACAATTTTTACTTAGGacactcctagatatgagaaccATGTCTCACTTCATACCAGTCACAAACCAATGAAAAACTCTCAATAATAACCAAAAGATAAAAGATTCTCTTCCAAGACAAAACTAGTTCTGCTTAAAAGCTTTTGACTGGTGAACAATAGAAAACTTGGCACACAATCCACTCATTCTGATAAGCTCATGAGTGATTGACAATGAACAATAAAAATCAGTCCAACTCAGATTATCAAAGAGATAATTAAGTGGATCACAATGAATAAAGAACACACTAAAACCCTAAACTCTTATCTCATGCACACGGCTTCTCCAAGTATTTTTAGGTCTTGAAAGTCCTTATAAATAGACTATTGCAGTATGGGCTTGGACTCTGCACGCAAATCCAATCTTCCAATTGTAAATCTTCTGCAAAATATTTTCCACAAAAATTGGAACAAATCTTCAAAGTTTCCTAAAAAGTCTACAAGATTCTTTTtatgaaaccaaatcaaatctgcAATGTTCCTAAAATATCTTTCCTTATTAGTTGTGATTGTATGAGTACTAAAACCATACAAAATCTTTAtaataacaaaacaaatattccaatatttaaaaatatgaacTATCCTGATGTTCTGGTATAACATGTTACGACATCTGTCAGAACATCTATCTTATGAGTTTTCTTACCAACATGTTAAGACATATGTCTCACCATCTTGCTGTGAACCATATTTTAGCAAAATTACTATCAATCATAAAATCAAGAAACTTACAATCTCCCCTTTTAGAAAATTTTGGCCAAAACAACCTTTGGAAGACACGACATTTATAAATTCCATCATGACTTTGGTTCTTGAATTAAAAACTCTATAAGCTATGATTTTTGTAGAGTAACCCCGAAATatcccttcatcactcttgggatccatttttcttttttgctcAGGATCAACCAAGATGTAACACTTAATTCCAAAGACATGAAAGTATTTGACATTAGGCTTCCTTCCTTTCCATAACTCATAGAGTGTAACTGAATTACCAATCTTTAACGTGGCCCTATTATGAATATAATAGGCAGTATTCATAGCTTCAGCCTAAAAATGATATGACAGATGCTTAGCATGAAGCATGATTCTAGTATAGTCATATTCTTGCGCtcaacaactccattttgctgagggggtgaaggtagaagaaaattcaTGGCTAATACCTTCTGATGAGCAGAATTTAACAAATTTGTTGTTTTCAAATTCTATACCATGATCACTTCCAATCCTTACAATTACACTTTCCTTCTCTCTTTGAAGTTTTTGACATAACTCTTTGAAGACCTCAAAAACATCTGACTTTTCTTTGATAAAATTCACCCAAGTGAATCTTGAAAAATCATCAATAACAACATAAGCATACCTTTTTCCGCCAAGACTTTCAACTTGCATATGCCCCATTAAGTCCATGTGAAGAAGTTCCATAACTTTTGAGGTGGTCAAATGTTGAATCTTCTAGTGTGACATCTTGGTTTGCTTTCCAATTTGACActcaccacatattcttccttcttAAATTTGAGCTTAGGAATACCTCTGATAGCTTATCTAGCCATAATTTTCTTCATACCTTTCAAGTGTaagtgaccaagtttttggtgccacagcttgACTTCATCTTCCTTGGACATCATACATGTGGAGGAACAAATAATTTTCTGAGGTGTCCATAGGTAGAAATTATCCTTAGACCTACCTGCTTTCATCAACACTTCATTCTTCCCATTAGTGACCACTTATTCATACTTAAGTGAAATTAACTTTAAAACCTTGATCGCATAGTTGACTGATACTTATCAGATTAATAGTAAGCTCCTTCATAAAAAGAACATTATCAAGCTTAGGAGATCCCTCACAGGATAGTCTTctaactcctttgatttctccttttgcACAATCTCCAAAAGTGACATAATTTGTGGTATAATTTTGTAAGTACACCAAGTTCTTCACTCCTGTCATATGCCTGGATCAACCACTGTTAAAATACCAATATTCTTTAGATGATAATATAAGAGAGGTATGGGCTATGAGACTAGTAACAACATTATTCACTTTCcattcctttttaattttaattcttacATGATTAACCCTAGATTGAGGTGAATGTTTTGGATAGCTACACAATTCATAAtagaatggctttatgtgactATATTTCCCATACTGATGACATTTCCAAGACTGATGCTTGGTTCTGATCTGAGTTTCCTGATACTTAGCAGGATGTTATAACATATGGTCAGACATTTTGTTCTTATACTTTGCAGAAACAAATTTCATCACAGATTTATTCTTATTCTTCAAAGTTTGATAATTGAACTGTATACCAGTAGATATTCTACAT encodes:
- the LOC131609779 gene encoding cationic amino acid transporter 7, chloroplastic-like, which gives rise to MASHASSFSSLRAYLRAVSQTPSRFARRGFSVSTSYEEMSRVRARSGTSMRKSLRWFDLVGFGIGGMVGAGVFVTTGNATHNFAGPAVVLSFAIAGFCALLSAFCYTEFAVDMPVAGGAFSYLRVTFGEFAAFLTGANLVMDYVMSNAAVARGFTAYVGTTIGISSAKWRIVIPSFPKGFNEIDMVAVAVVLLITIVICYSTRESSVVNMILTALHILFIAFVIVIGFWKGSWKNFTQPANPENPSGFFPHGAAGVFNGAAAVYLSYIGYDAVSTMAEEVKEPVKDIPIGVSGSVIIVTVLYCLMAASMCMLLPYDMIDPEAPFSAAFKSDGWGWVSRVIGVGASFGILTSLIVAMLGQARYMCVIGRSNVVPAWFAKVHPKTSTPVNASAFLGIFTAAIALFTDLDVLLNLVSIGTLFVFYMVANAVVYRRYVAAGTTNPWPTVSFLVSFSFTSIVFTLIWKIVPTGVAKAGMLVACGVFAIAILQFFHFTVPQARKPEFWGVPLMPWIPAMSIFLNLFLLGSLDGKSYIRFGVFSAVTVLFYVLYSVHASFDAEGDGSLDQKSGEIHVESKENVDQSFKV